From the Trypanosoma brucei brucei TREU927 chromosome 6, complete sequence genome, the window tttttttacccctGCACCTTTTAGAAAAGTATACGGTGAAACCTCAACAAGTTGCGCAAGTAAGGTCGATGCTCGGTTTTTATTCAGTACCTGAATTTGTCGTTTACGTcaccttcatcttttttgggATGTCGGTGATGAATGTGACGAATGCCATCTATTCGAtaccatttttctttaaggAGTACTACAAGTTTGCTCAGGGGGACGCTGATGTACAGCCGAAGGACGAAGGCTTTTGGAAGCACATGTTCACGTACTACAATGTCGTTGTGTACACTATGCAGGTGCTTTTGGAGGCCTTCATGCTTACGCCACTGGGAAGAAGGTTTCCAATACGCTGGCGGCTCACCTTTGGTCTGGCGGTTCCTATCGTGGAGATCATTGTGATTTTAGTGATCCCTGTGGTCCGCACAAGCGAGGACGCGGCAAAGGCGGCTATGATGATGATCGCCTTCATTGGTGGTGTTTCGAAGACATTGTGTGACTCTGGTAATGCCGCACTTGTAGGGCCGTTTCCCACCAAGTTCTACGGTGCCGTCGTTTGGGGTCTCGGTATATCCGGGCTTCTCACCTCATTCATGTCTATTATCATCAAGGTATCTATGGACGATAGCTTTTCCAGCTTGCTTACACAGTCGCGGATATACTTTGGACTAATTATGCTTCTTCAGGTGATCGCGTGCATTCTTCTAGTTTTACTGAGGAAGAACCCCTACGCCATGAGGTATGCTGCAGAGTTAAGGTTTGACGCAAAGAAGAGTGGTACAAAGGACTCCAACGGTTTAGTCGACGTAGCCGATGCGAGAGGAACTGGTCCTGCAGACGAGGAATGCGAACGTGAGGCGGATGAAAGGTCTGACATAAATGTGATGAATGCCACGACAGATCCAGATACAATGAGAGATACCGACCAGTTGGAAAATATGACTAACGCAAAACAAATGTTGGACGCGAGTGTTATGGTTGTGGCAAAGCGTATTTGGCCCATGCTTGTTTCCTGTTTCTTTGTGTTCTTTGCAACACTTCTCGTCTTCCCTGGTGTGTTCTTTGCTGTCAAGACGGATGTTCCCAGTGGGTGGTATTTCACCATCGTCGCTGCGATGTACAACTTGGGTGACTTCCTATCTCGCCTTGTCCTTCAGTTCAAGCGGTTGCACCCTTCGCCACGTGGCGTTGTGATCGGAACCTTTTCGCGTTTGTTGGTTATTCCACTGCTTGCACTTTGCGTGTACGATGTTATTAGTGGCCCGTGGGTCCCTTATGTTCTTTGCCTTATTTGGGGCCTTACGAATGGCTACTTTGGCGGCATGTCGATGATTTATGGACCGCGTACCGGATCCCTTACAACAGCGGGCCAGAGGTCCCTTGCTGCCATTTGCATTAATTTGGCCCTTCTTCTTGGCCTCTTCGGTGGTGCCATGTCTGCCATGGCGGTTATAAAAGCTCTTCCGCATTAATTACAGCTGAAATAACAGTGTGACATCCACAAAATATGCCATTGATGTCGTTATCactttattgttatcattttattgttatcattttattgttaccattttatttattatttattattattatttttttttttttgggggggggggtacgGGGTTAGGGGCGTTGAtacggaggaaaaaaaagggagaggatgCAAAGGGAAGTGATGAACCGAAGTTAAAgcagaggagaaaaggacaaaagcaacaacaacaacccacACCCACGCCCACATGAggtaaaaggagaaaagaaacgcaTCAGAAGGCGAGGAAAAGAACGGTAGGAAATAGATAGCGATTTGGTGGAGGTccctttaaaatttttttatcttttatttttttaactttcccGAGCAAGTAAGGTAGGTGAGGAAAGACTTAGGAAGAGAAGTGACCCagcggaaagaaaaggaaaaagaaaggaaaaagaaaagaaaagaagacgaTGCATGAAGTATCATTATTGTACTTTTAATATCCGAACGCATATGAGTTTTAtccaatttatttattattttatttctaacGTTGCTCCgcttttctttattcccagttttttttggttttctaTAATCtggtttcatttttttttttcaactttcTCTGACCCTTCTTTGCCGTTTTAATGGGAGGACAacatatataataataacagtaatgacaataataacgaCAATAGTGACAAATCGGAGAAAAGAGATTCAATATAATGATGTTTTGGGTAAATTGCAGAATATGTTTTATAACTTGTGCAATTTACTTCCCCCATTTTAATATTTAACCTCTTTTACGGTTATTAATCTCATGAAGTGACAAAACAtcaatatataaagaaataaatctAAATAAATGTGTTTGCTAATtaatttaattattattgttattttttactttgtgaTAAGGAAATAAGGGGTatgaaaaggacaaaaaagttTCGTGATTGTGAGTGTCTTGAAGGTGATGATAAcagtggtgtgtgccaaatgATGAATACACAAATCAGGTCTTGAcatatttaaaaatataaaatgtcACAAAGTAAAGCTTTTTCGTTTCCTAttcttttattccttttactttattttatttcattcccttactttctttctttcaactcatataagtaaataaaaatatatttatttaatagTTTGATTTATTGTAtcctctttattattattattttattttaaaataatgtctttttttttcttttttttcttttgtttccatttttgtttcatccaatcatttatttttttcttcctcatttttaCTGACGCATGCGGGTTGGTGATGTGTGGGGAGTGctgcaaataaaacaaacgaaacctAAAACTCATCGAGGACTCTGTTGTTTCAAATGcacttttgttggtgttttcaaAATAATCTTATGATGCTGTTAGCTTTActcttcatttcatttcattccaTCTCTCTTTACTTCACgttgcatttattcattGATTTAGTTTGATACTtctacattttttcttttccttccaagTGTGGAATATTCGAGTTcaatggaaaataaaagcTGGGATAAATGAGGGGCAAATGATGAGCAAGAAATGCCATGTGAAGTCACTAGTAATCGAAATGTGGATGTACGTCGGTTCAGCTTCCCTTAAAACGCTCTTTAACAAATAATCCGCTGGCGATATAGACAGAAGTAATTTCTCCATGAGGAGGGAGacgtgcacacacaaacgacaacaacaacaacaacaacaataaaattgCGACTTGTACACTTGATTTTGtatgggaggaaaaagagatgaaaaTGTTAAATAATTGAGTGTTGTTAGTCTCGTGATAgaaagggtgtgtgtgtgtgtgtgtgggcaaaatgaggaaacTGGAATAACTTAATATCTtatggaaatgaaatgggAGACCTTGTAGCTGAGGTAGGTGGATTATTAATTGAAGTTAATGAAGGTGAAAGGAATGTGAGGGAAGTACTACCAACTACCCTtgtggaaacaaataaatgtaaTGCAGCTATCACAGGGATTCGCAGAACTGTGTGCAATGACATTAGGGCAGTAAAGAATGCAAATGACTGCAAACGCGGCCGCCGAAGATTTGGCACAACCTGTACACGATCTTAGTGGAAAAGGATGTACAACCCGATGCTTTTTACCAACCGTAtttgagagagaaaaaaaatccattCTCCTGGTTAGTAGAGTTTGACGCTATAGCTGTGGAAAGTTAAATTATTATGGTTCTACATTTTATGccaaggaaaggaaaatacttTAGCAGCCGAAAGGTGGGATTTGGCCACGGAAAAAATGGAACTTGAGTGCCGAGAGAGTATTGGAATCCATACCcatgaataaaaaaatccGAAACCCTCAAGTGCGTGGGTTACGGAATAGAAAGAGGGCAATTGGATGTGGTTTTAGATCccatgaaaacaataaataaaggaaCGTACTCTAAATCTCTCCAGCCAACAAAGACACTGGTAAACGTCATGATCATTATAGTAAAACCTCTGAGTCATGATCCGGTTACTGTGCTGTGGG encodes:
- a CDS encoding adenosine transporter 1, putative (similarity to GP:5565973: adenosine transporter 1 {Trypanosoma brucei}(PMID:10514517)); this encodes MLGFYSVPEFVVYVTFIFFGMSVMNVTNAIYSIPFFFKEYYKFAQGDADVQPKDEGFWKHMFTYYNVVVYTMQVLLEAFMLTPLGRRFPIRWRLTFGLAVPIVEIIVILVIPVVRTSEDAAKAAMMMIAFIGGVSKTLCDSGNAALVGPFPTKFYGAVVWGLGISGLLTSFMSIIIKVSMDDSFSSLLTQSRIYFGLIMLLQVIACILLVLLRKNPYAMRYAAELRFDAKKSGTKDSNGLVDVADARGTGPADEECEREADERSDINVMNATTDPDTMRDTDQLENMTNAKQMLDASVMVVAKRIWPMLVSCFFVFFATLLVFPGVFFAVKTDVPSGWYFTIVAAMYNLGDFLSRLVLQFKRLHPSPRGVVIGTFSRLLVIPLLALCVYDVISGPWVPYVLCLIWGLTNGYFGGMSMIYGPRTGSLTTAGQRSLAAICINLALLLGLFGGAMSAMAVIKALPH